In one window of Pseudomonas sp. IAC-BECa141 DNA:
- a CDS encoding ABC transporter substrate-binding protein — protein MRRLVFLGALLCACPVWGDSYRNCGETWNAPATPPSRIVALNQHAADLVLALGAGPALAGVAYLDDTGAPQSEYFGVPVIAPRYPSSEVLYAQKPDLVIGGFASAFGNGVTSRSGLGRNGVASYLLESACNGYSLDYFEHIRNDLSTLGALLHKQPRARELSDKLDADLNRAKALAGSDEPLSVFYLDSEVNGLDSEGRRGFVTPLLAAAGARNLFADINQYRVTVSRETLLASDPDVILLADAQWSPASRKRHLLGQDPVLSTLRAVREKRMIDIPFTHLLPTVDSGRVALDLAQQFKAIRATETDH, from the coding sequence ATGAGAAGACTCGTTTTTTTGGGCGCCCTGCTCTGCGCGTGCCCCGTCTGGGGCGACAGTTACCGCAACTGCGGCGAGACCTGGAACGCGCCGGCCACGCCACCGTCGCGGATCGTCGCCCTCAATCAGCACGCCGCCGATCTGGTGCTGGCATTGGGTGCAGGCCCCGCCCTGGCGGGCGTCGCCTATCTGGACGACACCGGCGCACCGCAGTCCGAATATTTCGGCGTGCCGGTCATTGCGCCCCGCTACCCCTCGAGCGAAGTGTTGTACGCGCAGAAGCCGGATCTGGTGATCGGCGGGTTCGCCTCGGCCTTCGGCAACGGCGTGACGTCACGCAGCGGGCTGGGGCGCAACGGTGTGGCGTCCTATCTGCTGGAGTCAGCGTGCAACGGGTATTCGCTGGACTACTTCGAACACATCCGCAACGACCTCTCGACCCTTGGCGCGCTGCTGCACAAGCAGCCGCGTGCGCGCGAGCTGAGCGATAAGCTGGACGCCGATCTGAACCGTGCGAAAGCACTGGCCGGCTCGGACGAACCGCTCTCGGTGTTCTATCTGGACAGTGAGGTCAACGGCCTCGACAGCGAGGGTCGACGGGGTTTCGTCACCCCGCTGCTGGCTGCTGCCGGCGCGCGAAATCTGTTCGCCGATATCAACCAGTACCGGGTAACCGTGAGCCGCGAAACCCTGCTCGCCAGCGATCCGGACGTGATCCTGCTGGCCGACGCGCAATGGTCGCCGGCCAGTCGCAAGCGTCACTTACTCGGGCAGGATCCGGTGTTGTCGACCCTGCGGGCGGTACGCGAGAAAAGGATGATCGACATTCCCTTCACTCATCTGCTGCCCACGGTGGACAGCGGTCGTGTGGCCCTGGATTTGGCGCAGCAGTTCAAAGCAATTCGGGCGACCGAGACCGATCATTGA
- a CDS encoding (2Fe-2S) ferredoxin domain-containing protein yields the protein MTDIITTDGIDSHPDWSQVPEHARHVFLCTGPRCTQRGALQLWKTLRRHLLVHDRIETPGGVLLTRTHCQFPCNLGPIVTVYPEMCWYGVRSYADVQRLVEGHLVGGEVVEDLLIRARS from the coding sequence ATGACTGACATCATCACTACCGACGGCATTGATTCGCATCCGGACTGGTCGCAGGTGCCCGAGCATGCGCGCCATGTGTTCCTTTGCACCGGCCCGCGCTGCACCCAGCGCGGCGCCTTGCAGTTATGGAAAACCCTGCGCCGGCACTTGCTGGTGCATGACCGCATAGAAACGCCGGGCGGCGTTCTGCTGACCCGCACCCATTGTCAGTTCCCGTGCAATCTGGGGCCGATTGTGACGGTGTATCCGGAGATGTGCTGGTACGGCGTGCGCAGTTACGCGGATGTCCAACGACTGGTCGAGGGGCATCTGGTGGGCGGTGAAGTGGTCGAGGATTTGTTGATCAGGGCACGCTCATGA
- a CDS encoding TonB-dependent receptor plug domain-containing protein: MIKPFNTPAPSLLFGCLFSPLLLADDTPLELHQQIVSAPSVESTTVADMAQFGSKVEIVTREQIERAGPSADVSRVMQMFIPGLYVAPKNGPFDYGTYSLLGGRNDDTLILLDGVRLNNRLYGGLYLDTLPANAIERIEVLKGGQSLLFGTQAVSGVINIVTRSPHSRKASGEVNMGLDTFGGTTGDARAENIFSNGFGDLGLLAYISHNVSDGYQPFRNRDLKNVSEKKRAYEVTTFGGKAIQSFGDDKRLELFYQYADANVDFARPVDNHKTTNDRVQQIATATFEQTLNERLSYFIKGHINDWDTRYTRINNTANGGTRTINHNDYWGFTDWGVQAEGKAQLPGGHVLVFGTDNQWFKGQDDVLIIDNDKAEAHALYTQLRPQIDALPDWHPSIGIRHEAMGGGDSATVGMLTSLYDLNENWALRGQYGTAYKLPNAEQLFVNEPGDELGNRNLKPEKSRNAELGLDYKGLLLDREFSASVTLFKRKIDDLITLDDIQWVNGQGRVQMRGFEADARLALNEQWSLQADMTRNLTESRSGVTLNDVPSFFARSRIGYESVDRMWGAGGAIRYIRDVISSKQIEYGHYSVVDADAYRYLDGAHQHRLSLLVENLFDRDYVTSRSNNVDNLGRPFTSEVRYTYRF, from the coding sequence ATGATCAAACCTTTCAACACTCCGGCTCCATCCCTGTTGTTCGGCTGTCTGTTCAGCCCCCTGTTGCTGGCGGATGACACGCCGCTCGAACTCCATCAGCAAATCGTTTCCGCTCCGTCCGTGGAGTCCACCACGGTGGCCGACATGGCGCAGTTCGGCAGCAAGGTCGAGATCGTCACCCGTGAGCAGATCGAGCGCGCGGGCCCCAGCGCCGATGTCAGCCGCGTGATGCAGATGTTCATTCCCGGTCTGTACGTCGCGCCGAAAAACGGCCCGTTCGACTACGGCACTTATTCCCTGCTGGGCGGGCGCAACGACGACACGCTGATCCTGCTCGACGGTGTGCGTCTGAACAATCGTCTGTACGGCGGTTTGTACCTCGACACTTTGCCGGCCAATGCCATCGAACGCATCGAAGTGCTGAAGGGTGGGCAAAGCCTGTTGTTCGGTACGCAAGCGGTGTCGGGCGTGATCAACATCGTCACCCGCAGCCCGCACAGCCGCAAAGCCTCCGGTGAAGTGAACATGGGCCTGGACACCTTCGGCGGCACCACCGGTGATGCGCGGGCCGAGAACATTTTCAGCAACGGTTTTGGCGATCTGGGCTTGCTGGCCTATATCAGCCATAACGTCTCGGACGGCTATCAGCCGTTTCGTAATCGCGACCTGAAAAACGTCTCCGAAAAGAAACGCGCCTATGAAGTCACAACGTTCGGCGGCAAGGCGATTCAGTCCTTCGGCGATGACAAACGACTGGAGCTGTTCTACCAATACGCCGACGCCAACGTCGATTTCGCCCGCCCGGTGGACAACCACAAGACCACCAACGACCGCGTCCAGCAGATCGCCACGGCGACCTTCGAACAGACTCTCAACGAGCGCCTGAGCTACTTCATCAAAGGTCATATCAACGACTGGGACACCCGCTACACGCGCATCAACAACACCGCCAATGGCGGCACCCGAACCATCAATCACAACGACTACTGGGGCTTCACCGACTGGGGCGTGCAGGCCGAAGGCAAGGCGCAATTGCCCGGCGGGCACGTACTGGTGTTCGGCACGGACAACCAGTGGTTCAAAGGTCAGGACGATGTGCTGATCATCGACAACGACAAGGCCGAAGCCCATGCGCTGTATACCCAATTGCGCCCGCAGATTGACGCCCTGCCCGACTGGCACCCGAGCATCGGCATTCGTCACGAAGCCATGGGCGGTGGCGACAGCGCCACGGTCGGCATGCTCACTTCGCTGTATGACCTGAACGAAAACTGGGCCCTGCGCGGGCAGTACGGCACGGCCTACAAACTGCCGAACGCCGAGCAATTGTTCGTCAACGAGCCCGGTGATGAGTTGGGCAACCGTAATCTGAAACCGGAGAAAAGCCGCAACGCCGAACTCGGTCTGGATTACAAAGGCCTGCTGCTCGACCGCGAGTTCAGCGCCAGCGTCACCCTGTTCAAACGCAAGATCGACGACCTGATCACCCTCGACGACATCCAGTGGGTCAACGGCCAGGGCCGGGTGCAGATGCGCGGTTTCGAGGCGGACGCCAGACTGGCGCTCAACGAGCAATGGAGCCTGCAGGCCGACATGACCCGCAACCTCACCGAGTCGCGCTCGGGAGTAACGCTGAACGATGTGCCAAGCTTTTTCGCCCGCTCACGCATTGGCTACGAGTCGGTCGACCGGATGTGGGGCGCCGGCGGTGCGATCCGCTATATCCGCGACGTGATCAGCTCGAAACAGATCGAATACGGCCATTATTCGGTGGTGGACGCCGATGCTTATCGCTATCTCGACGGCGCCCATCAGCATCGCCTGAGTCTGTTGGTGGAGAACCTGTTCGACCGCGACTACGTCACCAGTCGCTCGAACAACGTCGACAACCTCGGGCGGCCGTTCACCTCCGAAGTCCGCTACACGTACCGCTTCTGA
- a CDS encoding DUF2790 domain-containing protein, translating to MSFKKIALVLMLGSFGAHAYADNTDAANIPVETYSSSTNLDIEHVISITEPANECAPVPVQMTYEDSHGERHVLQYQVMGTGCSS from the coding sequence ATGAGCTTCAAGAAAATCGCTCTGGTTTTAATGCTTGGCAGTTTCGGTGCACACGCTTACGCCGATAACACGGACGCGGCGAATATCCCGGTCGAGACCTACAGTTCTTCGACAAATCTGGATATCGAGCACGTCATCTCCATTACCGAACCGGCCAACGAATGCGCCCCGGTGCCGGTGCAGATGACCTACGAAGATTCCCATGGCGAGCGCCACGTTCTGCAATATCAGGTGATGGGCACTGGCTGTTCCAGTTGA
- a CDS encoding LysR family transcriptional regulator: MDVFQSMRFFIAVAQSGSFTAAAELLDTNTTNVSKAISALEARLHTRLINRTTRRLALTEAGMRYLERCEKILDDVREADEEAGTAQTLPVGRLKIHTMSAIGNHYVIDAIARYREIHPTVMFDLTLTNRVPDLLEEGFDMSIVLARDLPDSGFVAQRLGITYSILCASPAYVAKRGLPQTPGELCEHECLRIVNTVMPVENWTFEGPEGMETITIPVSPFHINTADGMTIAIGKGMGIGIQPIASAVDGLRAGTLVRVLPEYRLEELNLFAIYPSRKFVDAKIKTWVEFLKQSIPQLLASDEDVVGAKAV; the protein is encoded by the coding sequence ATGGACGTTTTCCAGAGCATGCGTTTCTTCATCGCCGTCGCCCAAAGCGGCAGCTTCACTGCCGCGGCCGAGCTGCTGGACACCAACACCACCAACGTCTCCAAAGCCATCTCCGCCCTCGAAGCGCGTCTGCACACCCGGCTTATCAACCGCACCACCCGGCGTCTGGCCCTGACCGAGGCCGGCATGCGTTATCTGGAGCGCTGCGAAAAAATCCTCGATGACGTGCGCGAAGCCGACGAAGAAGCCGGCACCGCCCAGACCTTGCCCGTTGGCCGCTTGAAAATTCACACCATGTCGGCCATCGGCAACCACTACGTGATCGACGCCATCGCCCGCTATCGGGAAATTCACCCCACGGTGATGTTCGACCTGACCCTGACCAACCGCGTCCCGGACCTGCTCGAAGAAGGCTTCGACATGTCCATCGTGCTGGCCCGCGACCTGCCGGATTCCGGCTTCGTCGCGCAACGTCTGGGCATCACCTACAGCATCCTCTGCGCCTCGCCCGCCTACGTGGCAAAACGCGGATTGCCGCAAACACCGGGTGAGCTTTGCGAGCACGAGTGTCTGCGCATCGTCAACACGGTAATGCCGGTGGAGAACTGGACTTTCGAAGGGCCCGAAGGCATGGAAACCATCACCATTCCCGTGTCGCCCTTTCACATCAACACCGCCGACGGCATGACCATCGCGATCGGAAAAGGCATGGGCATCGGCATTCAGCCGATCGCATCGGCCGTGGATGGCCTGAGGGCGGGAACACTGGTGCGGGTGCTACCGGAATACCGGCTGGAGGAGTTGAACCTGTTTGCGATCTATCCGTCGCGCAAGTTCGTCGATGCGAAGATCAAGACCTGGGTTGAGTTTCTGAAGCAGTCGATCCCGCAGTTACTGGCATCGGATGAAGACGTGGTTGGAGCGAAAGCGGTTTGA
- a CDS encoding aldo/keto reductase, whose translation MTYEAFHDELRDTRIALNNGAGSMPAVGFGTLFRDLSTTTEAVKCALEVGFRHFDCAERYRNETQIGEAFAQVFAAGQIRREDVFVTTKLWNTNHRPERVKPAFEASCQRLQVNYLDCYLIHTPFAFQPGDDQDPRDVFGHVIYDGETRLIDTWRALEALVDDGRCKSIGLSDITLDALKDIVAAARIKPAVVQIESHPYLPEWEMLEFCKEHGIILLAFAPLGHGMEPNVLEDSVLTGIARHVQKTPAQVALAWAVQRGTAFLTTSANPSRIQENFDIATLPHRAMREIREEITTRIRFNSVVETGVPGFIPRKK comes from the coding sequence ATGACTTACGAAGCCTTTCACGATGAACTTCGCGACACCCGCATAGCGTTGAACAACGGTGCTGGTTCGATGCCGGCCGTGGGGTTTGGCACGCTGTTTCGCGACTTGAGCACCACCACCGAAGCAGTGAAATGCGCGCTGGAAGTGGGCTTTCGCCACTTCGACTGCGCCGAGCGCTATCGCAACGAGACGCAGATTGGCGAAGCCTTTGCGCAGGTGTTTGCGGCGGGCCAGATCCGTCGCGAAGACGTGTTTGTCACCACCAAACTGTGGAACACCAACCACCGCCCCGAGCGGGTCAAACCGGCGTTCGAAGCCAGTTGCCAGCGGCTGCAGGTCAACTATCTCGACTGCTACCTGATCCACACGCCGTTCGCCTTCCAGCCCGGCGACGATCAGGACCCACGGGATGTGTTCGGGCACGTGATCTACGATGGCGAGACCCGTTTGATCGACACCTGGCGTGCCCTCGAAGCGCTGGTGGATGACGGTCGCTGCAAGTCCATCGGGCTTTCCGACATCACCCTCGACGCGCTGAAGGACATCGTCGCCGCCGCGCGAATCAAACCGGCGGTGGTGCAGATCGAATCCCATCCGTACCTGCCCGAGTGGGAGATGCTGGAGTTCTGCAAGGAACACGGCATCATCCTGCTCGCCTTCGCCCCGCTGGGCCATGGCATGGAGCCGAATGTGCTTGAGGATTCGGTGCTCACCGGGATCGCCCGGCACGTACAGAAAACCCCGGCGCAAGTGGCCCTGGCCTGGGCGGTGCAGCGGGGAACGGCGTTCCTGACGACCTCGGCGAACCCGAGCCGGATTCAGGAAAACTTCGATATCGCGACGTTGCCGCACCGGGCGATGCGCGAGATCAGGGAAGAGATCACGACGCGAATCCGCTTCAACTCGGTGGTCGAGACGGGCGTACCCGGTTTCATTCCCCGCAAAAAGTGA
- a CDS encoding efflux transporter outer membrane subunit, whose amino-acid sequence MKASMRLTPLAMLVMLSACTVGPDFQRPAESPSLHYDQAAEQHFAMGQRLDGDWWSAFRSPKLDQVVRRAIDGNLELAAADATIRQAAASVAAAEGVLYPQVDFGASAGRQRTHNGPQPVVSNFYGIGPRVVFDLDVFGGNKRTIEQQQALTDLQKHRYEAAWLTLTGDVASQALLLASANAQINAVETLLANDAKNLDLVRRAQASGSTTQIDVSLAETRLAQDCTLLPPLAQQRDAARHALSILAGKGPADWIAPDFSLDEFALPSNIPVSLPSTMAHTRPDILQAESELHFASAAVGVATANLYPHVELSASLMQAASGNGGAALWGFAAGLTAPVFNGGTLKAEREGAVEGYNASLARYQQTVIQSFGQVADTLQALNHGAEQNLAQDDALRAADASLRLNRQAYAQGENSLLQVLEAERAYQQALLGQIQVKTARYLDSVRLFVALGGNSVGVLDQKLAARKTSSLL is encoded by the coding sequence ATGAAAGCTTCTATGCGCCTCACCCCGCTGGCGATGCTGGTGATGTTGTCCGCTTGCACCGTCGGCCCAGATTTTCAACGGCCTGCCGAGAGCCCGTCGCTGCATTACGATCAAGCTGCCGAACAGCATTTCGCGATGGGCCAGCGACTCGACGGCGATTGGTGGTCGGCGTTTCGTTCACCAAAACTCGATCAGGTTGTGCGTCGCGCCATCGACGGCAATCTCGAACTGGCCGCCGCTGACGCGACTATTCGCCAGGCCGCTGCTTCGGTCGCGGCGGCGGAAGGTGTGCTTTATCCGCAGGTCGATTTCGGCGCCTCTGCCGGTCGCCAGCGTACGCACAACGGGCCGCAACCGGTGGTTTCCAATTTCTACGGGATCGGGCCACGGGTCGTGTTCGATCTGGACGTTTTTGGCGGCAACAAACGCACGATCGAACAGCAGCAAGCGCTGACCGATCTGCAAAAGCATCGCTACGAAGCAGCCTGGCTGACGTTGACCGGTGATGTCGCCAGCCAGGCTTTGCTGCTGGCCTCGGCCAACGCGCAGATCAACGCCGTGGAAACCCTGCTGGCCAACGACGCGAAAAACCTCGATCTGGTGCGCCGAGCCCAGGCAAGCGGCAGCACCACGCAAATCGACGTGTCGCTGGCCGAAACCCGCCTTGCTCAGGATTGCACGTTGCTGCCGCCCCTCGCCCAGCAGCGCGATGCAGCGCGTCATGCATTGTCGATTCTGGCCGGCAAAGGTCCGGCGGACTGGATTGCGCCGGACTTCAGTCTCGACGAGTTCGCCCTGCCGTCGAACATTCCGGTCAGCCTGCCGTCGACCATGGCCCACACCCGGCCGGACATCCTGCAAGCCGAATCCGAACTGCACTTCGCCAGCGCGGCGGTGGGTGTCGCGACGGCCAATCTGTACCCGCATGTCGAGCTGTCGGCCTCGCTGATGCAAGCCGCCTCAGGCAATGGCGGCGCCGCGCTCTGGGGATTTGCCGCCGGGCTCACGGCGCCGGTCTTCAACGGCGGCACGCTCAAGGCTGAGCGCGAAGGCGCCGTCGAAGGCTACAACGCGTCGCTCGCCCGCTATCAACAAACGGTGATTCAGTCCTTCGGCCAGGTTGCGGACACCTTGCAGGCGCTCAACCACGGCGCCGAGCAAAACCTGGCGCAGGACGATGCCCTGCGCGCCGCCGACGCCAGCCTGCGCCTCAATCGCCAGGCCTACGCCCAAGGCGAAAACAGCCTGCTGCAGGTGCTGGAAGCCGAACGCGCCTATCAGCAAGCCTTGCTCGGACAGATTCAAGTGAAGACCGCGCGTTATCTCGACTCGGTGCGCCTGTTCGTGGCGCTGGGTGGCAACTCGGTGGGTGTGCTTGATCAGAAACTCGCCGCCCGCAAGACCTCATCCCTTCTATAA
- a CDS encoding DHA2 family efflux MFS transporter permease subunit — translation MNSSTADARALRFVALLATYMQSANLPLPNAALRLIQGSLSMTDDQAGWIFTAYLAASAITMPVAQWLAGRFGLKRVYQTALVLFALGLWLGTLAGAPLEFIAARILQGLASGVIAPLSMAIAMESLPGEHRPAFGPKWTALVLFGIVSGPSIGGVICEYFDWRPMFYLSLPLTAYILIVVSLLLAEKKADSRPAFDFFGFASFTVGMIGLQMLLDRGERLDWFDSPEIWIEALASALGLYLFVVHALTRKTHFLSKGLFGDRNFMLSTVMFFALGFVLLSTMALTSPMLDEVLGYPPDTTGLLTVPRGIGLVGAFLLMMRAPAWIDARLFVAAGIALVVYANWLMLGYSPLMDWTPVAVTGFIQGVGLGILMPALSKTAFSTIDPKLRPEATGFFNLMRVYGSTLGVAVVQIFFFNNTQAMHSALVSQLTPYRVAMPTSLPALEGLNHLVTHQAAFVAVMGQFKILMLAMLVVSPLVMFLRKPVAAN, via the coding sequence ATGAACAGCTCAACAGCCGATGCGCGGGCACTGCGGTTTGTCGCCCTGCTCGCCACCTATATGCAGTCAGCCAACCTGCCGTTGCCGAACGCCGCGCTGCGGTTGATTCAGGGCAGTCTGTCGATGACCGACGATCAGGCCGGATGGATTTTCACCGCTTATCTGGCCGCGAGCGCGATCACGATGCCGGTCGCGCAATGGCTCGCCGGACGCTTTGGGTTGAAGCGGGTTTATCAGACAGCGCTGGTGCTGTTCGCCCTCGGTCTGTGGCTCGGCACGCTGGCCGGCGCGCCGCTGGAGTTCATCGCCGCACGCATTCTGCAAGGCCTGGCCAGCGGCGTGATTGCGCCGTTGTCGATGGCTATCGCTATGGAGTCATTGCCTGGTGAACACCGCCCGGCGTTCGGCCCGAAATGGACCGCGCTGGTGCTGTTCGGCATCGTCAGCGGCCCGAGCATCGGCGGCGTAATCTGCGAGTATTTCGACTGGCGCCCGATGTTCTACCTCAGCCTGCCGCTGACCGCTTACATCCTGATTGTGGTGTCGTTGCTGCTCGCCGAGAAGAAAGCAGACTCGCGCCCAGCGTTTGATTTCTTCGGTTTCGCCAGCTTCACGGTCGGCATGATCGGCCTGCAGATGCTGCTCGATCGCGGCGAACGGCTGGACTGGTTCGACTCGCCGGAAATCTGGATCGAAGCGCTCGCCAGCGCCCTCGGCCTGTACCTGTTCGTCGTCCATGCGCTGACCCGCAAGACCCACTTTCTCAGCAAGGGTTTGTTCGGCGACCGCAACTTCATGTTGTCGACCGTGATGTTCTTCGCCCTGGGTTTCGTGTTGCTGTCGACCATGGCGCTGACCTCGCCGATGCTCGATGAAGTCCTCGGCTATCCGCCGGACACCACCGGGTTGCTGACCGTTCCCCGTGGCATCGGGCTGGTGGGTGCGTTTCTGTTGATGATGCGAGCGCCGGCATGGATTGACGCGCGACTGTTTGTCGCCGCCGGCATCGCGCTTGTGGTGTACGCCAACTGGCTGATGCTCGGTTATTCGCCGCTGATGGACTGGACGCCGGTGGCCGTCACCGGGTTCATCCAGGGCGTGGGGCTGGGCATTCTGATGCCGGCGCTTAGCAAGACCGCGTTCAGCACCATTGACCCCAAGCTGCGCCCGGAAGCCACCGGTTTCTTCAACCTGATGCGGGTCTACGGCAGCACCCTCGGCGTGGCCGTGGTGCAGATCTTTTTCTTCAACAACACCCAGGCGATGCACTCGGCGCTGGTCAGTCAGCTCACGCCTTATCGGGTGGCCATGCCGACGTCGTTGCCGGCGCTCGAAGGCCTCAACCATCTGGTCACCCATCAGGCGGCGTTCGTCGCGGTGATGGGCCAATTCAAGATTCTGATGCTGGCGATGCTCGTGGTGAGTCCGCTGGTGATGTTCCTGCGCAAGCCCGTTGCGGCCAACTGA
- a CDS encoding HlyD family secretion protein: MNQPLDLTAEQARAHPVDAPPKKPLKQHLRPVLMFGVPALFAAIGYGQYVANEPFVSTDNAYARVAKASINARISGQVVEIAVDDNQPVRKGQVLFRIDPKPLQIAVDRAEAQLANARLRIDGLKASYRQQQAELQSAKASTDYDQKEFARKKALIATEFVSKALYERAETDLKVSRQRIASIEQQIASTVVALNGNPDIALDDHPTVREARAQLDEAQLYLSYATVTAPDDGIVAKVDDLQVGNYVNNGAPAFALISDREIWIEANFRETQVTHMRPGQTATITLDTYPDRPFKAHVISMSPGAGADFALLPPENATGNWVKVVQRVPVRLELDEADPALPLFSGTSATVKVDTGHRTPWWHPLKSLLSAGNS, encoded by the coding sequence ATGAATCAGCCATTAGATCTCACCGCAGAACAAGCCCGCGCTCACCCCGTCGACGCGCCGCCGAAGAAGCCGCTCAAGCAGCATCTGCGCCCCGTATTGATGTTCGGCGTTCCGGCGCTTTTCGCCGCGATTGGCTACGGCCAGTACGTTGCCAACGAGCCCTTCGTTTCCACCGACAACGCCTATGCCCGCGTGGCCAAGGCCTCGATAAATGCGCGGATTTCCGGGCAAGTAGTCGAGATCGCGGTCGACGACAACCAGCCCGTGCGCAAAGGCCAGGTGCTGTTTCGCATCGATCCCAAGCCGTTGCAGATCGCCGTCGACCGGGCCGAAGCGCAACTGGCCAATGCTCGCTTGCGCATCGACGGCCTCAAGGCCAGCTATCGCCAGCAACAGGCCGAGCTGCAATCGGCGAAAGCTTCGACGGATTACGACCAGAAGGAGTTCGCCCGCAAGAAAGCCTTGATCGCCACCGAGTTCGTGTCGAAGGCCCTTTACGAGCGCGCCGAAACCGACCTAAAAGTCTCGCGCCAGCGCATCGCGTCCATCGAGCAACAGATCGCCAGCACCGTCGTCGCGTTGAACGGCAACCCGGACATTGCCCTCGACGATCACCCCACCGTGCGCGAGGCCAGGGCGCAACTCGACGAAGCGCAGTTGTATCTGTCCTACGCCACGGTCACCGCGCCGGACGACGGCATCGTCGCCAAGGTCGATGATTTGCAGGTGGGCAATTACGTCAACAACGGCGCACCGGCGTTCGCGCTGATTTCCGACCGGGAAATCTGGATCGAGGCGAATTTCCGCGAGACCCAGGTGACGCACATGCGCCCCGGCCAGACCGCGACCATCACCCTCGATACCTACCCGGATCGCCCGTTCAAGGCACACGTGATCAGCATGAGCCCCGGTGCCGGTGCCGACTTCGCGCTATTGCCGCCGGAGAACGCCACCGGCAACTGGGTCAAGGTCGTGCAGCGGGTACCGGTTCGTCTGGAACTGGACGAGGCCGATCCTGCCTTGCCGCTGTTCTCCGGCACCAGCGCCACGGTCAAGGTTGATACCGGGCACCGCACGCCATGGTGGCATCCGCTCAAGTCGTTGTTGTCTGCGGGTAATTCGTGA
- a CDS encoding TetR/AcrR family transcriptional regulator codes for MAQNKPTEGKGRGRPRAYDPQTALQQALGVFWNTGYSGASLDSIASAAGMNRPSLYAAFGDKHALYIKALDQYWDTAHAAMQAALNDSSLTLEQALTGFYEGQLAIYFSGDGQPRGCFAIGTATTEAVEDPEIRNVLSQRLSQLDADLEARLQRAIESGELTGDVDAAARAMLASSLLHSISIRARAGKSREELAGQARDAVKVICG; via the coding sequence ATGGCACAAAATAAACCGACAGAAGGAAAAGGCCGTGGCCGTCCACGGGCCTATGACCCGCAAACCGCTCTGCAACAGGCACTTGGCGTGTTCTGGAACACAGGCTATTCCGGCGCGTCACTGGACAGCATCGCCAGCGCCGCCGGCATGAACCGCCCCAGCCTGTACGCCGCGTTCGGTGACAAACACGCGCTTTACATCAAGGCCCTCGATCAGTATTGGGACACCGCCCACGCCGCCATGCAGGCCGCGCTGAACGACAGCAGCCTGACCCTGGAACAGGCCCTGACCGGTTTTTACGAAGGGCAACTGGCGATCTATTTTTCCGGCGACGGCCAGCCACGCGGCTGTTTCGCCATCGGCACCGCGACCACCGAAGCGGTCGAGGACCCGGAAATCCGCAACGTGCTGTCGCAGCGCTTGAGCCAGCTCGATGCCGATCTTGAAGCCCGCCTGCAACGGGCGATCGAATCCGGCGAACTGACCGGCGATGTGGATGCCGCCGCACGAGCCATGCTCGCGTCATCGCTGCTGCACAGCATCTCGATCCGCGCCCGCGCCGGTAAATCCCGCGAAGAACTGGCGGGGCAGGCGCGCGATGCGGTGAAGGTGATCTGCGGTTGA
- the mug gene encoding G/U mismatch-specific DNA glycosylase encodes MNGLEDILTQGLSVVFCGINPGLLAAEQGHHFAGRSNRFWRTLHLAGFTPHEVRSEDDRSILHFDCGLTAVVDRPTASADQLSAEEFTAAAASFERKIARYAPRFVAFLGKAAYAGLSGRKSIEWGLQEDMFGGARVWILPNPSGRNLAFNQAQLVAAYQQLRRASSVST; translated from the coding sequence TTGAACGGGCTTGAGGACATCCTCACTCAAGGTTTGTCCGTGGTGTTCTGCGGAATCAATCCGGGGTTATTGGCCGCAGAGCAGGGCCATCACTTCGCCGGCCGCAGCAACCGCTTCTGGCGCACGTTGCACCTGGCCGGTTTCACACCCCATGAAGTGCGTTCGGAAGACGACCGCTCGATTCTGCACTTTGACTGCGGCCTGACCGCCGTGGTCGATCGGCCGACAGCGAGTGCGGATCAACTGTCTGCCGAGGAATTCACCGCAGCCGCTGCCAGCTTCGAACGCAAGATCGCCCGCTACGCGCCACGCTTCGTGGCGTTTCTCGGCAAGGCGGCGTACGCCGGTTTATCCGGCAGGAAGTCGATTGAATGGGGGCTGCAAGAGGACATGTTCGGCGGCGCTAGAGTCTGGATTCTGCCCAATCCCAGCGGCCGCAACCTGGCGTTCAATCAAGCGCAACTGGTGGCGGCGTATCAGCAGCTTCGACGGGCTTCGAGTGTCAGCACATAA